Proteins from a genomic interval of Chloroflexota bacterium:
- a CDS encoding response regulator transcription factor, with translation MEVETGSTRTIALAVVEDEPLMSDLLRVALAQLPGFAVVGVFADAETALHEIPLVRPLVAVLDIDLGRGLSGIQLGMMLRESVPGLGIVLLSNLWVPRFIASLPPEVMAGWCYLLKKSLTDVAALGRAIEGAAAGLVVLDPHVVADREPRPPTALARLTPRQREILALLAQGFTNASIADRLVLAPSSVENQLHAIYAELGFSDGHTELNPRVRATLAYLLQSQPPEDRQSQDSGPLIRGDRTRA, from the coding sequence ATGGAAGTCGAGACTGGCTCGACTAGGACTATTGCCCTGGCGGTAGTAGAAGACGAGCCCTTGATGTCGGACCTACTCCGAGTTGCGCTGGCCCAGCTTCCTGGATTCGCCGTCGTCGGGGTGTTCGCTGACGCAGAGACGGCCTTGCATGAGATTCCCCTGGTCCGGCCTCTTGTGGCCGTGCTGGACATCGACCTGGGCCGCGGGCTCAGCGGCATTCAGCTCGGGATGATGCTTCGGGAGAGCGTGCCAGGTCTGGGCATCGTGCTCCTTTCGAACCTCTGGGTGCCACGATTCATCGCTTCGCTGCCACCCGAAGTTATGGCAGGGTGGTGCTATCTTCTGAAGAAGTCCCTGACCGACGTAGCCGCGCTCGGACGGGCCATTGAGGGCGCTGCCGCGGGCTTGGTCGTGCTCGATCCCCACGTCGTGGCCGACCGTGAGCCCCGTCCGCCGACAGCGCTCGCTCGGCTGACTCCTCGGCAGCGGGAGATCCTTGCCCTCCTGGCTCAGGGGTTCACCAATGCGTCGATCGCCGATCGCCTGGTGCTGGCGCCCAGCAGTGTCGAAAACCAACTGCACGCGATCTACGCTGAGCTGGGGTTTTCCGATGGCCATACCGAGCTCAATCCCCGGGTGCGTGCAACCCTCGCGTACCTGCTCCAAAGCCAGCCGCCCGAGGACCGACAGTCTCAGGATTCGGGGCCCTTGATAAGGGGAGACCGAACTCGGGCGTGA